The genomic stretch TGGTCCTGGTGCGATCGGGAGTCGGCGGAGTCGGCCCGGTGGTCGCCCATCACCCAAAGGCGCCCCTCGGGGACGGTGATGTCGAACGGGGTCTGTGAGGGGGCGTTCCCGGGGAAGAGGTAGTCCTGCTCGGACAGCGGGACGCCGTTGACGGTGACCCGGCCCTGGGTGTCACAGCACTTGACCCGGTCGCCGCCCACTCCGACGACCCGCTTGATCAGGTCCTTCTCGTCCTCCGACGGCAGCAGGCCGATGAAGGTGAGCCCTTCCTTGATCTGCTTGATGACGACGGGGTCTTCCTTCTTGGCGGTGGGCTGCTCGTCCTGGAGCCAGCCGCCCGGGTCCTTGAACACGACGACGTCCCCGCGCTGCGGCTTGGAGCCGAACCACGGGGTGAGCTTGTCGACCAGGACCCGGTCGCCGATCTGGATCGTCTGCTCCATAGAGCCGGACGGGATCACGAAGGCCTGTACGAGGAAGGTCTTCAGGACCAGCGCTATGAGCACCGCGACACCGACCAGGAGCGGGATCTCCTTGATCGCGCTGCGCCTGCGTCGGCGCTTGACCTTGCGCTGGAGCTTGCGGCGCTCCGCGCGTGACCGGCCGCCGGCCGCCGAGAAGGCGCGCCGGGAGCCGGTGGGCAGGAGGTTGTCGGCGGCGCTGCTGGGTGCCCCGCGAGGCTTTCCGCGGTTACCCATGGGCACCGTCCGATTCGGGCACGCGCGCGTAGGCGTCGGGACGCTCCAGGCGGGTCCAGTGGTCGGTGGGCCAGACGATCCAGTCGGCCCGGCCGATGACGTCACCGACGGGGATCATGCCGCCGCCCGGGGAGCCCAGGTGGTCGCGGGAGTCGCTGGAGGCGCTGCGGTGGTCGCCGAGGACGAAGAGGGTGCCCTCGGGCACGACGAGGTCGAAGGAGACGCTCGACGGATCGTCCCCGGCGTACAGGAACGCCGACTCGTCGACCGACCGGCCGTTCACCTGGATCCTCCCCTCCTTGTCGCAGCAGACCACGTGGTCTCCCCCCACACCGACAACGCGTTTGATGTAGTCCGCGTCCCCGAAATACCCGGTTCCGTCGAACACGACGACATCGCCACGCTGCGGCTGAGCACCGAAACGGTACGCCAACTTATTTACGAGAACGCGGTCCCCGATCCTCAATCCGCGCTCCATGGATCCGCTGGGGATCTGGAACGGCTGGAGCACGAAGGTGTTGAGGAGCAGCAGAAAGACCAGGAAGACCAGCAAGGTCAGGCTGATCCACCCGCCCGGCAGCCAGTGGGTGATCCGCGACACCAACGCGAAACGCGACCGTCCCTCCGGCCCTCTCGCAGCCGAGGTGTCCTCGGTTCCGGAAGGGCGGGAGGAGCGGTCGCGCTCCGTCGGCTGTGCTTCGGTGTCCATCGGGGCCAGATGCTATCCGGCCCCGCTGTGACGTACCGAAAGCGCTCAGTTCTCGCGCTTCTCCTTGATCTTCGCGGCCTTGCCGCGGAGCTCACGGAGGTAGTACAGCTTGGCGCGACGCACGTCACCCTTGGTGACGAGCTCGATCTTCTCGACGATCGGGGTGTGCACCGGGAAGGTGCGCTCGACGCCCACCGAGAAGGAGACCTTGCGGACCGTGAAGGTCTCGCGGACACCGGCGCCCTGGCGACGGATGACTACGCCCTTGAACTGCTGCACACGGGAGCGGTTGCCCTCGATGACGCGGACGTGGACGTTGACGGTGTCACCCGGGCGGAAGGCCGGGAGGTCGCTGCGCAGCGACGCGGCGTCGACGGAGTCGAGCAGGTGAGACATTTCGTCTGCTTTCTTCACCCATGCCACAGGTCATGGGCGGGAGCTAGGTGTTCCAGAGGATGCTGTCCGCGTCGGGGCGGGCGTCGTGTCCCCCTGCGGCAGGGGCGCACGCCGGACGGCGCACAACAGCGACCTATTCTTCCACGGCCTCGGGCCTGCGCCAAAATCGACCGTGCTGCTCTCCCTCGGGATCGGGCGCCCAGCCCAGGATGGAGAGCATCTCCCGGTCCTTCTTGTCGAAGGTCTTGGGGTCGCAGCGCTCGATCAGGTCCGGGCGGTGGGCCGTGGTGCGCTTGAGGGCCTCGTCTCGCCGCCAGCGGGCGATCTTGCCGTGGTGCCCGCTGAGCAGCACGTCCGGGATGCCACGGCCGCGCCACTCGGGCGGCTTGGTGTAGACGGGCCCCTCCAGCAGGCTGGCCATGGCGCCGGGCGCGAAGGAGTCGTCGCGGTGGGACTCGGCGTTGCCGAGGACGCCGGGCAGCAGCCGGGCCACGGCCTCGGTCATCACCAGTACGGCTGCCTCGCCGCCGGCGAGGACATAGTCGCCGATGGAGACCTCGTAAACCGGCATCCGGGTGGCGTACTCGTCGATGACCCGTCGGTCGATGCCCTCGTAGCGGGCCGGGGTGAAGATCAGCCAGGGGCGCTCGGAGAGCTCCACGGCGAGTTCCTGGGTGAAGGGCCGGCCGCTGGGCGTGGGGACGATCAGCGCGGGCGCGTGGGAACCGGTCTCGTAGCCGTCCGCGAGGACGGAGTCCAGCGCGTCGCCCCAGGGGTCGGTCTTCATGACCATGCCGGGGCCGCCGCCATAGGGCGTGTCGTCGACCGTGTTGTGCCGGTCGTACGTCCAGCCGCGCAGGTCGTGCACCTGGACGTTCAGCTGCCCACGTGCGCGTGCCTTGCCGACCAGGGAGACGTTCAGGGGTTCCAGGTACTCGGGGAAGATCGTGACGACGTCGAGGCGCATTACGAGCCGTCCTCGGCGTCCCGCGAGGAGGCGATCTCCGCCTGGTCGTCGATCAGTCCGGGCGGCGGGTCGATGACGGCCTTCTGCTCGGCCAGGTCGATCTCGGTGACGATCTCCTCGACGAACGGGATCATCACCTCGCTGCCGTCGGCCCGCTCGACGATGAACAGGTCCTGCGAGGGCAGATGCGAGATCTCGGTGATCCGGCCGACCTGCACACCGTCCTTGGTCACCACGTCCAGGTCCATCAGCTGGTGGTCGTAGTACTCGTCCTCCTCCTCGGGCAGCTCGTCGGGGTCGACGTCGGCGATGAGGAGGATGTTGCGCAGGGCCTCGGCGGCGGTGCGGTCGCGCACGCCCTCGAAGCGCAGCAGCAGCCGGCCGCTGTGCACCCGGCCGGTCTCGATGGTGAGCGGACCGGCGGAGGCGGGGTCGGTGGTCAGTACGGCGCCGGGGCCGAGCCTCAGTTCCGGCTCGTCGGTGCGTACCTCGACGGTGACCTCGCCCTTGATGCCGTGGGCGCGGCCGATCCGGGCGACTACGAGCTGCACTTTTCGAAGATCTCCTGTCGTACGTACGACTGCGGGCCGGGGACGGCCCAGTGGCCCTCCCCGGCCCGAGCCGGTGCTGCGTTCGGCGTCAGCGGACGTGGTCCACGTCGACGAGGTCGACGCGGACACCGCGGCCGCCGATGGCGCCCACGACGGTACGCAGAGCGCGTGCGGTGCGGCCGTTGCGGCCGATCACCTTGCCGAGGTCGTCGGGGTGGACCCGGACCTCCAGCACGCGTCCGCGGCGCAGGTTGCGGGAAGCGACCTGCACATCGTCAGGGTTGTCGACGATGCCCTTCACGAGGTGCTCAAGCGCCTCTTCGAGCATGGTGCTCAGGCCTCGGCCGACGCGGACTCGGCGGCGGCCTCGTCCTTCTTCTCCGCCTTCTTCTTCTGGGTGATGGCCTCACCCTTGCCCTCGTCGTCGCCACCGAGGGCCTCGAACGACGGGCGCGCCTTCTTCGGCTCGGCAACCAGCAGCGGAGCCGGGGC from Streptomyces davaonensis JCM 4913 encodes the following:
- a CDS encoding RNA-binding protein, with amino-acid sequence MLEEALEHLVKGIVDNPDDVQVASRNLRRGRVLEVRVHPDDLGKVIGRNGRTARALRTVVGAIGGRGVRVDLVDVDHVR
- the rplS gene encoding 50S ribosomal protein L19 encodes the protein MSHLLDSVDAASLRSDLPAFRPGDTVNVHVRVIEGNRSRVQQFKGVVIRRQGAGVRETFTVRKVSFSVGVERTFPVHTPIVEKIELVTKGDVRRAKLYYLRELRGKAAKIKEKREN
- the lepB gene encoding signal peptidase I; translation: MGNRGKPRGAPSSAADNLLPTGSRRAFSAAGGRSRAERRKLQRKVKRRRRRSAIKEIPLLVGVAVLIALVLKTFLVQAFVIPSGSMEQTIQIGDRVLVDKLTPWFGSKPQRGDVVVFKDPGGWLQDEQPTAKKEDPVVIKQIKEGLTFIGLLPSEDEKDLIKRVVGVGGDRVKCCDTQGRVTVNGVPLSEQDYLFPGNAPSQTPFDITVPEGRLWVMGDHRADSADSRSHQDQNGGTVSEDEVVGRAMVIAWPFGHWGSLDEPKTYASVSDSATGSTAAPELSHRVAPDDPNGTIRLPTPAELPLVMGVVGLRRLWGRQRHRVRSWRGGCGGRRTIRARRRGPRTPRGIGRPGLGRRRDLRE
- the rimM gene encoding ribosome maturation factor RimM (Essential for efficient processing of 16S rRNA), translating into MQLVVARIGRAHGIKGEVTVEVRTDEPELRLGPGAVLTTDPASAGPLTIETGRVHSGRLLLRFEGVRDRTAAEALRNILLIADVDPDELPEEEDEYYDHQLMDLDVVTKDGVQVGRITEISHLPSQDLFIVERADGSEVMIPFVEEIVTEIDLAEQKAVIDPPPGLIDDQAEIASSRDAEDGS
- the lepB gene encoding signal peptidase I; translation: MDTEAQPTERDRSSRPSGTEDTSAARGPEGRSRFALVSRITHWLPGGWISLTLLVFLVFLLLLNTFVLQPFQIPSGSMERGLRIGDRVLVNKLAYRFGAQPQRGDVVVFDGTGYFGDADYIKRVVGVGGDHVVCCDKEGRIQVNGRSVDESAFLYAGDDPSSVSFDLVVPEGTLFVLGDHRSASSDSRDHLGSPGGGMIPVGDVIGRADWIVWPTDHWTRLERPDAYARVPESDGAHG
- the trmD gene encoding tRNA (guanosine(37)-N1)-methyltransferase TrmD, whose translation is MRLDVVTIFPEYLEPLNVSLVGKARARGQLNVQVHDLRGWTYDRHNTVDDTPYGGGPGMVMKTDPWGDALDSVLADGYETGSHAPALIVPTPSGRPFTQELAVELSERPWLIFTPARYEGIDRRVIDEYATRMPVYEVSIGDYVLAGGEAAVLVMTEAVARLLPGVLGNAESHRDDSFAPGAMASLLEGPVYTKPPEWRGRGIPDVLLSGHHGKIARWRRDEALKRTTAHRPDLIERCDPKTFDKKDREMLSILGWAPDPEGEQHGRFWRRPEAVEE